A stretch of Aureispira sp. CCB-E DNA encodes these proteins:
- the cobT gene encoding nicotinate-nucleotide--dimethylbenzimidazole phosphoribosyltransferase — protein sequence MLDAIQHKINFKTKPLGALGYLETLAEQICVVQNTLCPQLIKPTLLVFAADHGIAQDGVSAYPAEVTAQMVLNFLNGGAAINVFCRQNDITFKVIDAGVNFDFEADPCLIDAKISKGTKSSLTGMAMSQKELNDCFTKANTILLELYASGCNIVGFGEMGIGNTSSASLLMSALCDLPIEDCVGRGTGLDDEQLQRKVDILKAVQKHHRKPQDAKEALCFFGGYEIAQICSAMLTAYEKNMLILVDGFIATAAFLCAYHINPKIKENAIFCHQSDEQGHGRMLTYLDAKPLLNLGLRLGEGTGCALAYPLVRSAVQFVNEMASFESAGVQNKS from the coding sequence ATGTTAGACGCAATTCAACACAAGATCAATTTTAAAACCAAACCACTAGGAGCATTAGGATATTTAGAAACACTCGCAGAGCAAATTTGTGTCGTACAGAATACTTTGTGTCCTCAGTTAATCAAGCCAACGTTATTGGTTTTTGCTGCTGATCATGGCATTGCACAAGATGGTGTAAGTGCTTATCCTGCTGAAGTAACTGCTCAGATGGTGCTCAACTTTTTAAATGGAGGAGCTGCTATTAATGTATTTTGCCGTCAGAATGATATAACGTTTAAAGTGATAGATGCTGGAGTGAATTTTGATTTTGAGGCAGACCCATGCCTTATTGATGCCAAAATTAGTAAGGGAACGAAAAGTTCCTTAACAGGAATGGCAATGTCCCAGAAAGAACTGAACGACTGTTTTACCAAAGCCAATACAATATTGTTAGAGTTGTATGCATCAGGTTGTAATATAGTGGGCTTTGGAGAAATGGGGATAGGAAATACTTCTTCTGCTAGTTTGTTGATGAGTGCTTTGTGCGACTTGCCAATAGAGGACTGTGTAGGTAGAGGCACGGGGCTGGATGATGAACAATTGCAACGAAAAGTGGACATTCTGAAGGCGGTTCAAAAGCATCACCGCAAGCCTCAGGATGCCAAAGAAGCCTTGTGCTTTTTTGGAGGTTATGAAATTGCTCAAATTTGTAGCGCTATGTTAACTGCCTATGAAAAAAATATGCTCATCTTAGTAGATGGTTTTATAGCAACCGCTGCTTTTTTGTGTGCTTATCACATAAACCCCAAAATAAAAGAAAATGCTATTTTTTGTCATCAAAGTGATGAACAAGGGCATGGTCGAATGTTGACGTATTTAGATGCAAAGCCACTGTTAAATTTAGGTTTGCGTTTGGGAGAAGGAACGGGCTGTGCCTTGGCTTATCCGTTGGTGAGAAGTGCTGTTCAGTTTGTGAATGAAATGGCAAGTTTTGAAAGCGCAGGTGTGCAAAATAAATCATAG
- a CDS encoding alpha/beta hydrolase → MKKDLIKLNNYKLEYCLTGSKHSETILFVHGLGANQSQFEQQHIYFSAQYQVLSISLCGHGNSTVPLDILPENFSLTQLKNDLIQVLDLLKIAKVHYVGNSMGGNVGLEFLKESPNRLLSLTLFGTTGKLKKSRFLVACMKILYQILSIQIIANLSRLAGTTSLSQAKIATMISKASKKAILYCLPHLANFDYLMDIKNSKAPTLLLVGEKDKEINACLDSTIEAFQARGNFQLKSIKGAGHFINLDAPELFNRELEAFLQGRKLSSPKT, encoded by the coding sequence ATGAAGAAAGATCTTATTAAGTTAAATAACTATAAGTTAGAGTATTGCTTGACAGGAAGTAAGCATTCTGAAACCATTCTTTTTGTACATGGATTGGGAGCCAATCAAAGTCAGTTTGAACAACAGCACATTTATTTTAGTGCCCAATACCAAGTTTTATCGATTAGCCTTTGTGGGCATGGCAATTCAACGGTACCTTTAGACATTTTACCAGAAAACTTTTCATTGACTCAATTAAAAAATGATCTTATACAAGTGCTTGATTTATTAAAGATAGCAAAGGTGCATTATGTTGGTAATTCAATGGGAGGAAATGTTGGCTTAGAGTTTTTGAAGGAAAGCCCTAATCGTTTGCTTTCTTTGACGCTATTTGGAACAACAGGGAAGCTCAAAAAGTCAAGGTTTTTGGTCGCTTGTATGAAAATATTGTATCAAATTCTAAGTATACAAATAATAGCGAATTTGTCTCGATTGGCAGGAACCACCAGCTTGTCTCAAGCTAAAATAGCCACTATGATTTCCAAAGCTTCTAAAAAGGCAATTCTTTACTGTCTGCCTCATTTAGCAAATTTTGATTATCTAATGGATATTAAGAATTCTAAAGCACCTACCTTATTATTAGTAGGAGAAAAAGATAAGGAAATAAATGCTTGCCTAGACAGTACAATTGAAGCTTTTCAAGCTAGGGGAAATTTTCAACTAAAGTCTATCAAAGGAGCTGGACATTTTATAAATTTGGATGCTCCAGAGTTATTTAATCGAGAGCTAGAAGCCTTTTTGCAGGGTAGGAAATTATCTTCACCAAAAACGTAA
- a CDS encoding macro domain-containing protein, translating to MKTITGDLIQLALEGVFEVIVHGCNCYGTMGAGIAKGIKKHFPEAYEADLKTEKGAKDKLGTFSFANIEDKNLIVVNAYTQYHWRGTGRKVDYEAVRAVFKQIKKQFEGKKIAYPAIGAGLAGGDWNIIATIIREELEGEDHTFVLYQA from the coding sequence ATGAAAACAATAACAGGAGACTTAATTCAGTTGGCATTAGAAGGAGTCTTTGAGGTAATTGTACACGGATGTAATTGCTATGGTACAATGGGGGCTGGAATTGCCAAAGGTATAAAAAAGCATTTTCCAGAAGCTTATGAAGCTGATTTGAAAACCGAAAAAGGGGCAAAGGATAAATTAGGTACCTTTAGTTTTGCCAATATTGAGGATAAAAACTTGATTGTAGTGAACGCTTATACGCAATATCATTGGAGAGGAACTGGGAGAAAAGTTGACTATGAAGCGGTACGAGCTGTTTTTAAACAGATCAAAAAACAATTTGAGGGAAAAAAGATAGCCTATCCAGCCATTGGAGCGGGGTTGGCAGGTGGAGATTGGAACATTATTGCCACAATTATTAGAGAAGAATTAGAAGGAGAGGATCATACCTTTGTTTTGTATCAAGCTTAA
- a CDS encoding FtsX-like permease family protein, translating to MIFKIAWRNIWRNKIRSFTVMGSVLVGVWALIFILSFTAGFINSYISGAIENEISHIQLHHPKFMDEKEVQYTLENTPSIVANLKENSTVKAFATRTINSGMLATARGSRGIQIRGIVPEEEANLTRLNEKLVEGSYLDATKSKNPILISSRLAEKMQLKLKSKPILSFQQKDGTSVSAAFKVVGIYEIGNAIFEESNVFVRQADLNRLMGGTPITHEVALLLNDLDDLDTTKRALAAAFPNALVQNYKEISPDVNLYESQMSVSTYAVIFIVMLALIFGIINTMLMAVLERTKELGMLMAVGMKRLQVFLMIVVETLCLTMIAAPVGLFLGFLTVSYYGSKGIDLSAYGKGMDKFGLSDQVFLTLDASSFLAVTIAVAITAILAALYPAIKATRLKPIEAMRTV from the coding sequence ATGATTTTCAAAATAGCATGGCGGAACATCTGGCGGAATAAAATTAGAAGTTTTACCGTAATGGGCTCTGTCTTGGTTGGTGTCTGGGCGTTGATATTTATTTTGTCCTTTACGGCAGGGTTTATCAATTCTTACATAAGTGGTGCCATTGAGAATGAAATCTCACACATTCAGTTGCATCATCCTAAATTTATGGATGAAAAAGAGGTGCAGTATACCTTAGAAAATACTCCTTCGATTGTCGCCAATTTAAAAGAAAATTCGACCGTTAAAGCATTTGCTACTAGAACGATTAATAGTGGAATGTTAGCCACAGCGAGAGGGTCTAGAGGGATTCAAATTAGAGGTATAGTGCCAGAAGAAGAAGCCAACTTAACTCGGCTAAATGAAAAATTGGTAGAGGGAAGTTATTTGGATGCTACCAAGAGTAAAAATCCGATTCTTATTAGTAGTCGGCTGGCTGAAAAAATGCAACTTAAGTTAAAATCAAAACCTATTCTGAGCTTTCAACAAAAGGATGGCACAAGTGTTTCTGCGGCGTTTAAAGTAGTTGGAATTTATGAAATTGGAAATGCTATTTTTGAGGAGAGCAACGTTTTTGTTCGGCAAGCTGACCTAAATCGTTTGATGGGGGGAACGCCAATTACGCACGAGGTTGCTTTACTACTAAATGACTTAGATGATTTGGATACTACTAAGCGGGCATTAGCAGCTGCTTTTCCAAATGCTTTGGTGCAAAATTACAAGGAAATATCACCTGACGTTAATTTGTATGAGTCTCAAATGTCTGTCTCAACTTATGCGGTTATTTTTATCGTAATGCTAGCATTAATTTTTGGTATTATCAATACTATGTTAATGGCGGTGTTAGAGCGAACAAAAGAGTTGGGAATGCTAATGGCGGTAGGGATGAAACGCTTACAGGTGTTTTTGATGATTGTGGTAGAAACTCTCTGTTTAACTATGATTGCTGCACCTGTGGGATTATTTCTAGGGTTTCTAACCGTCAGTTATTACGGCAGCAAGGGGATTGATTTGAGTGCTTATGGAAAAGGAATGGATAAGTTTGGATTGAGCGATCAGGTTTTCTTGACCTTAGATGCTTCATCTTTTCTTGCAGTTACGATTGCGGTTGCCATTACCGCTATTTTAGCAGCCTTATATCCAGCTATTAAAGCAACTCGATTAAAACCAATCGAAGCTATGCGTACGGTGTAG
- a CDS encoding TetR/AcrR family transcriptional regulator, with the protein MSRDLENKKCQAILKTAKELFWKHGVKRVSIQEICKEAKTSKMTFYKFFDNKIDLAKTILDLVFEEGIQEYKAIMEQNIPFAQKVKETLLAKARNSKNISQEFITDIYKNNDLGLLEYIYAKGEVMMDLVLDDYEQAQKEGYVRPGIKREFMRYQLLKMREMVLDDALLVHYDSPQELTMELTNFFFYGLLVHEDE; encoded by the coding sequence ATGAGTAGAGATTTAGAGAATAAGAAGTGTCAAGCTATTTTGAAAACAGCGAAAGAGTTATTCTGGAAACATGGTGTCAAGCGAGTATCTATACAAGAAATTTGTAAGGAAGCAAAAACAAGTAAAATGACCTTTTATAAGTTTTTTGACAACAAAATAGACTTGGCAAAAACAATTTTAGATTTAGTGTTTGAAGAAGGAATACAAGAATACAAAGCCATTATGGAACAAAACATCCCATTTGCTCAAAAAGTAAAGGAGACGTTGTTGGCCAAAGCAAGGAATAGTAAAAATATCAGCCAAGAGTTTATTACAGATATTTATAAAAATAATGACTTAGGTTTGTTGGAATATATCTATGCTAAGGGAGAAGTTATGATGGATTTGGTTTTGGATGATTATGAACAAGCTCAAAAAGAAGGCTACGTACGTCCTGGGATTAAGCGTGAATTTATGCGATATCAATTGCTAAAAATGAGAGAAATGGTGTTGGACGATGCTTTGTTGGTGCATTATGATAGTCCACAAGAATTGACAATGGAATTGACGAATTTCTTTTTTTATGGTTTGTTGGTTCACGAAGATGAATGA
- a CDS encoding fumarylacetoacetate hydrolase family protein translates to MKIICVGRNYAAHAAELNNPVPQTPLLFLKPDTAQLLDGYPLFYPDFTKDLHYEVEVLLKICKNGKHIAPEFASTYYKEVSVGIDFTARDIQDACKKKGHPWEIAKAWNHSAAIGRFIPIEEARNQHGEIEFSLTKNGETVQQGISSDMLTGFDDLIAYISKYFMLLRGDVIFTGTPKGVGPVQIGDKLEGFIGKQSLLNCSIK, encoded by the coding sequence ATGAAAATTATTTGTGTTGGTCGCAACTATGCTGCCCATGCCGCAGAACTCAACAATCCTGTTCCTCAAACACCACTTTTATTTCTAAAACCAGATACTGCTCAGCTACTAGATGGCTATCCACTGTTTTATCCTGACTTTACCAAAGACTTGCATTATGAAGTAGAGGTCCTACTCAAAATATGTAAAAACGGTAAGCATATTGCACCAGAATTTGCGTCTACTTATTACAAGGAAGTATCGGTAGGCATTGACTTTACTGCACGTGACATACAAGATGCCTGCAAAAAAAAGGGACACCCTTGGGAAATTGCAAAAGCATGGAACCATTCAGCAGCAATTGGTCGTTTTATTCCCATCGAAGAAGCTCGAAACCAACATGGAGAGATTGAGTTTTCTCTCACTAAAAATGGGGAAACAGTACAACAAGGCATTAGCAGTGATATGCTGACAGGCTTTGATGATTTGATTGCTTATATTTCAAAATATTTTATGCTACTGCGAGGTGATGTTATCTTTACAGGAACTCCTAAAGGTGTCGGTCCAGTGCAAATTGGAGATAAATTAGAGGGCTTTATTGGAAAACAATCGCTGCTCAACTGTTCTATTAAATAA
- a CDS encoding DMT family transporter — translation MPTAPDANSYPPKTHAYLSIHIAVLLFGGAGLFGKLIDLPAGSIVLGRACLGALFVYFFSQLSNFYPSQSSVRVQQFRPQSTQDFIVFCLLGIILAFHWVAFFEAIQNSSVAIGVLTFSTFPIFTTLLEPFLNHEPLKATNLLLAFIVFIGVALVLPDFDYNNRYTQGALWGIASGASFAVLTLLSKRMLKGYTSHCVSFYQNGIAAIFLMPFFALDIFEGTTQDWLYLLLLGIIFTAIAHTLFIHSMQALKARTASLIASLEPLYAILLAWLFLGESPSLYVYLGGSIILAVTLYVMIKNQ, via the coding sequence ATGCCTACCGCACCTGATGCCAATTCCTATCCCCCTAAAACACATGCCTATCTAAGTATTCATATAGCCGTTCTCTTATTTGGAGGAGCAGGGTTGTTTGGAAAGCTAATTGACTTGCCTGCTGGTAGCATTGTCTTAGGTCGAGCATGCTTAGGCGCTCTATTTGTCTATTTTTTTAGTCAGCTATCCAACTTTTATCCTTCTCAGTCCTCTGTTCGTGTACAACAATTCCGTCCTCAATCAACCCAAGACTTTATTGTTTTTTGTTTACTAGGAATCATTTTAGCATTTCATTGGGTCGCTTTTTTTGAAGCGATCCAAAATTCAAGTGTCGCCATTGGTGTACTGACATTTTCTACATTTCCGATTTTTACAACATTATTAGAACCATTCTTAAATCACGAACCCCTAAAAGCAACTAACCTTCTCTTAGCTTTCATCGTTTTTATAGGTGTTGCATTGGTACTGCCTGATTTTGACTATAACAATCGTTATACACAAGGGGCACTGTGGGGGATTGCCTCTGGGGCTTCGTTTGCTGTTTTAACCTTACTAAGCAAACGTATGTTAAAGGGATATACAAGTCACTGTGTTTCTTTTTATCAAAATGGAATTGCCGCCATTTTTTTAATGCCTTTTTTTGCCCTTGATATTTTTGAAGGAACTACCCAAGATTGGCTTTATTTGCTTTTATTAGGAATTATATTTACAGCTATTGCGCATACACTATTCATTCACAGTATGCAAGCCTTAAAAGCAAGAACGGCTAGTTTAATAGCTAGCTTGGAACCGCTTTATGCCATCTTATTGGCTTGGCTTTTCTTAGGAGAAAGTCCTAGTCTCTATGTCTACTTAGGTGGCAGTATCATTCTAGCTGTTACTTTATATGTGATGATAAAAAACCAATGA
- a CDS encoding adenosylcobinamide-GDP ribazoletransferase: MLKQELHIFFTAVMFYTRIPCPSWVDHSEDYLNQATRYFPLIGWIVGGTTALLIYGLHFLLPISVVVLLSLAYSVLLTGAFHEDGFADVCDGFGGGWTKDRILEIMKDSRVGAYGAIGMIILLLLKVFVLIELFQIDVMYALKAIVLGHVLSRFSAVTMIFTHEYSRADAKSKVKPIAKKLSKSSLWISSFWVVPALLWFQSSWILLVLIPVYMMKMYLAHYFTKWIGGYTGDCLGATQQINEIVTLLFCLGLWKFI; encoded by the coding sequence ATGCTTAAACAGGAGCTTCATATCTTTTTTACTGCAGTAATGTTTTATACCCGAATACCTTGTCCTAGCTGGGTAGATCATTCAGAAGATTATCTAAATCAAGCCACTCGTTATTTTCCACTTATTGGTTGGATCGTAGGAGGAACAACGGCTTTGTTAATTTACGGACTCCACTTTTTACTGCCTATCTCTGTTGTGGTTCTGTTATCGTTAGCTTATAGTGTATTATTAACAGGGGCATTTCATGAAGATGGTTTTGCAGATGTTTGTGATGGTTTTGGAGGAGGTTGGACAAAGGATAGAATCTTGGAGATAATGAAAGATAGCCGAGTGGGTGCCTATGGAGCTATAGGAATGATTATTCTGCTTTTGTTAAAGGTGTTTGTCTTAATAGAGTTGTTTCAAATAGATGTGATGTATGCTCTAAAAGCGATCGTGTTAGGACATGTTTTGAGTCGATTTAGTGCTGTGACAATGATTTTTACACACGAATATTCTAGAGCAGATGCAAAAAGTAAGGTGAAACCGATTGCTAAAAAATTGAGTAAATCTAGCTTGTGGATCAGTTCATTTTGGGTTGTTCCTGCTTTATTATGGTTTCAAAGTAGCTGGATATTGCTTGTGTTAATTCCTGTTTATATGATGAAAATGTATTTAGCGCACTATTTTACAAAATGGATTGGAGGATACACAGGAGATTGTTTGGGGGCTACCCAGCAGATTAATGAAATAGTAACGCTTTTATTTTGTCTTGGTTTATGGAAATTTATTTGA
- the map gene encoding type I methionyl aminopeptidase, which translates to MADSPIIYKTREEIELMRESAQLVSKTLGLIAEHIEPGVTTLYLDKLAEEFIRDNGGVPGFLGLYDFPNTLCMSPNAQVVHGIPTDTPLENGDIISVDCGVLMNGFYGDHAYTFGVGEIDPKVEKLLEVTKESLYRGIEQCCVGNRIGDIGYAIQSYAEKHRYGVVKELVGHGLGRTMHEEPQVPNYGRRGKGKMLKNGMVLAIEPMINMGTAKIKQLSDGWTILTRDGKPSAHFEHDVAIVDGKPDILSTFDYIDAALAKKKAQV; encoded by the coding sequence ATGGCTGATTCACCAATCATATATAAAACGAGGGAAGAGATAGAATTGATGCGAGAAAGTGCTCAGTTGGTATCCAAAACGCTTGGATTAATAGCAGAGCATATCGAGCCAGGAGTAACAACCTTGTACCTTGATAAATTGGCAGAGGAGTTTATTCGTGATAATGGAGGAGTTCCTGGGTTTTTGGGACTATATGATTTCCCAAATACACTTTGTATGTCACCCAATGCACAGGTAGTCCACGGTATCCCGACAGATACTCCGTTGGAGAACGGAGATATTATTTCTGTAGATTGTGGCGTATTGATGAATGGTTTTTATGGAGACCATGCTTATACGTTTGGGGTAGGAGAGATTGATCCTAAGGTAGAAAAATTGTTGGAAGTTACGAAAGAAAGCCTTTATCGAGGAATCGAACAATGTTGTGTAGGAAATCGTATTGGTGATATTGGATATGCTATTCAAAGCTATGCCGAAAAGCACCGTTATGGAGTCGTAAAAGAATTGGTAGGGCATGGTTTAGGACGCACCATGCACGAAGAACCCCAAGTACCCAACTACGGTCGTAGAGGAAAGGGAAAGATGTTGAAAAATGGAATGGTCTTAGCTATTGAACCAATGATTAACATGGGAACAGCTAAGATTAAGCAGCTGTCGGATGGATGGACAATTTTGACTCGAGATGGTAAACCTTCTGCTCATTTTGAGCATGATGTGGCTATTGTAGATGGCAAACCTGATATTTTATCAACATTTGACTATATTGATGCTGCATTGGCAAAGAAAAAAGCACAGGTATAA
- a CDS encoding FtsX-like permease family protein, protein MILKIAWRNIWRNRRRTLITAASIFFAVLFAVTIEAMNRGIFDKMINDSVSFYTGYVQVTHKGYWDERFLDNSFELSPDLVTTIKATSGVNDLAPRLESFALASYKKITKSALVVGIAPQKEAALTGLDKRVVTGTYLTKEDEAVLVGEGLAEKLKLGVGDTIVLISQGYRGVNAAGKYPIKGIVSFGAPDMSATMVYMPLKVAQWFYGAPNLVTTAVLDINDKNAAELALSSLMSTLDTASAYDVLSWQKMMPELMEMKDLKESSNVITVFILYFIVSFGILGVILMMTKERQREFGVLISIGMKRSKLALITWIETIFLGLLGAFVGIAVAYGLMYYLSINPIVVTGDMAETYAKFGIEAKLPASTDVDIFYTQGIIVVCITTVLALYPCLQIWKMKPIDAMRA, encoded by the coding sequence ATGATACTTAAAATTGCGTGGCGGAATATTTGGCGAAATCGAAGAAGGACGCTAATTACAGCAGCGTCTATCTTTTTTGCCGTTTTATTTGCTGTTACTATAGAAGCGATGAATCGAGGTATTTTTGATAAAATGATCAATGATTCTGTTAGTTTCTATACGGGATATGTCCAAGTAACACACAAAGGGTACTGGGACGAACGGTTCTTAGATAATTCTTTTGAGTTATCTCCAGACTTGGTGACGACCATAAAAGCAACTTCTGGGGTGAATGATCTTGCCCCAAGGTTAGAATCTTTTGCCCTAGCTTCTTACAAGAAAATTACAAAAAGTGCTTTGGTGGTAGGAATTGCTCCTCAAAAAGAAGCTGCTTTGACAGGGTTAGACAAACGAGTCGTGACTGGAACTTATTTGACCAAAGAGGATGAAGCCGTTCTTGTTGGAGAAGGTTTGGCAGAAAAACTCAAATTAGGAGTTGGAGATACGATTGTATTGATTAGTCAAGGCTATAGAGGGGTAAATGCAGCAGGGAAGTATCCCATAAAAGGAATCGTTTCGTTTGGAGCGCCAGATATGAGTGCTACGATGGTCTATATGCCTTTAAAAGTAGCACAATGGTTTTATGGAGCACCCAACTTAGTAACGACTGCTGTTTTAGATATTAACGACAAAAATGCTGCCGAGTTGGCATTGAGTAGCCTAATGTCAACACTAGATACAGCTTCTGCTTACGATGTATTGAGTTGGCAAAAAATGATGCCTGAGTTGATGGAAATGAAAGACTTAAAAGAAAGTAGTAATGTGATTACGGTATTCATCCTATATTTTATTGTTTCTTTTGGAATACTAGGAGTCATACTGATGATGACCAAAGAACGCCAACGAGAGTTTGGTGTCTTAATTTCTATCGGCATGAAACGGAGTAAATTGGCACTCATTACATGGATAGAAACGATCTTTTTGGGACTGTTAGGGGCTTTTGTCGGTATTGCTGTAGCCTATGGATTGATGTATTATTTATCTATTAATCCTATTGTGGTAACAGGAGACATGGCGGAAACTTATGCCAAATTTGGAATCGAAGCAAAATTACCAGCGTCTACAGACGTGGATATTTTTTATACTCAAGGGATTATTGTGGTGTGTATTACAACTGTTTTAGCTCTGTATCCTTGTCTTCAAATTTGGAAAATGAAACCCATTGATGCAATGCGTGCTTGA
- a CDS encoding outer membrane lipoprotein-sorting protein: MMKNILLMGFLWLGTFMASYGQSAKEIVQKMDDNAFGGRITSSMKMTIVRPTWSRTMEFKSWADGADYSLILITAPAREKGITYLKREKEMWNFQPSIDRTIKMPPSMMMQSWMGSDFKNDDLVRQSSIVNDYQHELLGKETIEGRECYKIEMIPNEEAPVVWGKVIVWIDAKDYLNLKTEHYDEDGELVDTNYGQNIKKIGGRLLPAKMVLIPADEEGHKTILEYTSLEFDSKFDDRFFSTQNMKRVR; the protein is encoded by the coding sequence ATGATGAAAAATATTCTATTAATGGGCTTTTTGTGGCTAGGAACCTTTATGGCTAGTTATGGACAATCTGCCAAAGAAATTGTACAAAAAATGGACGACAATGCTTTTGGTGGGCGAATAACGTCTAGCATGAAAATGACCATAGTTCGTCCAACTTGGTCGCGTACAATGGAGTTCAAAAGTTGGGCAGATGGCGCTGATTATTCCTTGATTTTGATTACGGCACCAGCACGTGAAAAAGGAATTACCTACTTGAAACGAGAAAAAGAGATGTGGAATTTTCAACCATCGATTGATCGTACCATTAAAATGCCTCCTTCTATGATGATGCAATCTTGGATGGGATCGGATTTTAAAAACGATGATTTGGTGCGCCAATCTTCTATTGTTAATGATTATCAACATGAATTATTGGGCAAAGAAACTATCGAAGGTAGAGAATGCTATAAGATTGAAATGATTCCCAATGAAGAGGCACCAGTTGTCTGGGGAAAAGTAATTGTTTGGATTGATGCAAAGGATTATCTTAACTTAAAAACGGAACACTACGATGAAGATGGCGAATTGGTGGACACCAATTATGGTCAAAATATAAAGAAAATAGGAGGGCGATTATTGCCTGCTAAAATGGTTCTTATCCCTGCTGATGAGGAAGGTCATAAGACCATATTGGAATATACAAGCCTCGAATTTGACAGTAAATTTGACGATCGGTTCTTTTCTACTCAGAATATGAAACGCGTTCGATAG
- a CDS encoding ABC transporter ATP-binding protein: MENVIKVQGVTKTYNPDTIPVHALRGVDLEIGQGEFTALVGPSGSGKTTLLNAIGGLDIPTSGHIMVSNQDIAQLSDSEMIEFRKQNIGFVFQAYNLIPVLTAKENVEFVMLLQGKSQEEREARVKELLKAVGLEDQIDRRPAQLSGGQQQRVAVARALASKPMFVLADEPTANLDSKSTADLLDIMSQLNQEENITFLFSTHDQRVIDRARRIVTLEDGKIISDETVAS, from the coding sequence ATGGAGAACGTAATCAAAGTGCAAGGGGTTACCAAAACATATAATCCAGATACGATTCCTGTTCATGCGTTGAGAGGGGTAGATTTAGAAATAGGACAAGGAGAATTTACGGCATTGGTCGGACCTTCGGGATCGGGAAAAACAACTTTGTTAAATGCAATTGGTGGCTTAGATATTCCTACGAGTGGTCATATTATGGTGAGCAACCAAGATATTGCACAATTGTCCGATAGTGAGATGATTGAGTTTAGAAAACAAAATATTGGCTTTGTCTTTCAAGCTTATAATTTAATTCCTGTATTAACCGCCAAGGAGAACGTGGAATTTGTGATGTTGTTACAAGGTAAATCACAAGAAGAACGAGAGGCAAGGGTCAAAGAACTCTTGAAGGCCGTAGGTTTAGAAGATCAAATTGATCGTAGACCCGCACAATTGTCAGGGGGGCAACAACAACGGGTAGCTGTTGCGCGAGCATTGGCATCCAAGCCGATGTTTGTCTTAGCGGATGAACCGACAGCTAATTTGGATTCCAAGTCAACGGCTGATTTGCTGGATATTATGTCCCAATTAAATCAAGAAGAAAACATTACCTTCTTATTTTCCACACATGATCAGCGTGTTATTGATCGAGCACGTCGTATTGTTACGTTGGAAGATGGGAAAATTATCTCAGACGAAACAGTTGCTTCCTAA
- the cobC gene encoding alpha-ribazole phosphatase family protein → MEIYLIRHTTPSIAKGICYGQTDVWVEPTLFDKERKLVQKKLPSDIQYGYSSPLRRCTELATKLFDNIQVDARLMELNFGNWEQQAWNNIAPSELNPWMEDFVQVAPPNGESYRELHQRTNVFWEDLLERNDSPVAVVTHAGVIRSFLSWMLELPLSNSFRIDIAYGGVVHAFITKDKHYNKLIRIE, encoded by the coding sequence ATGGAAATTTATTTGATTCGACATACGACACCTTCTATTGCCAAGGGGATTTGTTATGGTCAAACAGATGTTTGGGTAGAGCCCACTTTGTTTGATAAAGAACGAAAATTGGTTCAAAAAAAATTGCCATCTGACATTCAATATGGTTACTCTAGTCCGCTTCGTAGATGTACAGAATTGGCTACAAAACTCTTTGATAATATACAGGTAGACGCTCGTTTGATGGAATTAAATTTTGGAAATTGGGAGCAACAAGCTTGGAACAATATTGCGCCGTCAGAGTTAAACCCTTGGATGGAAGATTTTGTACAAGTTGCCCCTCCAAATGGAGAGAGTTACAGGGAGCTGCATCAACGCACCAATGTCTTCTGGGAAGACTTATTGGAGCGTAACGATTCACCTGTTGCTGTCGTAACACACGCTGGTGTTATTCGAAGTTTTCTTAGCTGGATGCTAGAGTTGCCTTTGTCCAATTCATTTCGCATAGATATTGCATATGGAGGAGTGGTTCATGCCTTTATAACAAAAGACAAACACTATAATAAGTTAATAAGAATAGAATGA